The Palleronia sp. THAF1 genome contains the following window.
GCAAGCAATTTCTCGGTGGCAGAGCCTTCGACCGGTACGCGCCCGGCTTCCAGAAACAGGGGGGCTGCCAACGGTGTGGGACGGTCGCACACGACATGGTCGATGCGGCCTGCGGTGCGCGCCAACATCTCTTCGATGCGTCCGAAATCGACGAGACCCTTCAGAGCCTCTTCCCGCGTCACATCCATCAACAAGTGATCGGGATCGTATTTGCGCAGAACATCGTATAGGATATCGGCAGAAAAGGTCGCCTGCTTTCCCGACTTGCGCTGGCCGCGCGTCTGCCGGTCGATCAGGCCAGAGATGACGGCGGACTGTTTGAAGGTGCGTTTCATCACCGCGTTGCCGCCAAGCCAGGTTTCGAACGTGCGTCGCAGGTCATCGCCGTCGAACAGGGGCGCGGGGTCGGTGACCGGGTCGAGCCCCCAGATCAGTGTGGCGTAATCGGTCGACACGAAGCCCATGGGGTGAAGGCCGTTTTCTTCCATCCGGGCCGTGACCAGCAGGCCCAGCGTCTGCATCGCGTTGCGCCCGGCAAAGCCGTAAATGCAAGTGTGCGCGCGGCCCAGGTATGGGAAGCTTTCGACAAGGATACGGTCGGCCTCGGGCAGCTTTGACGCGCCGCGTTGCAGGTGCAGCCACTGGCGGGTGGCGTCGGGCAGTTCGGGCCAGTCATCTTGCTGGAACATGCGCAGAACGCGGTGGGACAGTTGAGTGGAGGTGGCGAACTTCGTGCCCATGAATGTCGCGATCTTGGGCGGCTTGTCGGGCTTGGGAGAGACCTCGACGATCATCTCGCGCAGGCCTTCATAGCGGACGATCTTTCCGCCGATGAGGAACGTGTCGCCGGGGGTAAGCGTGGCGGCGAAACCTTCCTCGACCTCTCCCAGTGGCACCCCGCCGCGCCGATTGCGCAGGCGGACCTTCAGCAGATCGGTGTCCATGATGGTTCCGATATTCTGGCGGATGCGGACCGCCCCGCGCGGATCGCGCAGGTGATATTGGCCGTCGGTCTCTTTCAGCCGCTGCCATTGGTCGTAGGCGCGCAGGGCGTAGCCGCCGGTGGCGATGAAATCGAGGCATTGGTCGAAGGCGGCGCGGGTGAGGGTGCTGTAGGCGCCTGCGGATTTAACCTCGCGATAGAGCTCTGCCGCGTCGAAAGGACCGGATGCGGCGCGGATCAGGATGTGCTGGCACAGCACGTCGCGGGGGCCGGGGCCGCGGGGATCTCCGTCGAGATCGCGGGCCTTCACGGCTTCCAGCGCTGCGACGCATTCAACGACCTCAAACCGGTTGGCGGGAACGAGCAGGGCTTTGGAGGGCGCATTGTACCGGTGGTTCGCACGCCCGATCCGTTGCACCAGCCGCTTCACGTTCTTCGGCGCGCCCACTTGGATCACGAGGTCCACGTCGCCCCAGTCGATGCCAAGGTCCAGGCTGCCGGTGCAGACGATGGCGCGCAGGTCGCCGTTGACCATCGCGGCTTCGGTCTTGGCGCGCTGCTCGCGCGATAGGCTGCCGTGGTGAATGCCGATGGGCAGCGCGTCCTCGTTCTGCAGCCACAGTTCGTGGAAGAAGATTTCCGCCTGCGCGCGCGTGTTGTGGAAAATCAGCGTGGTCTTGTGCTGACGCACCTGCTCGAGCACCTCAGGGATCGCGTAGCGCCCGCCACCACCGGCCCAAGGGGGCGGGGCCTCTACCTCCATCATCGCGATGTCGGGGTCTGGGCCGGGATCGGCGTAAAGGATTTCGCAGGGATCGGGGTGCTTGGCGAGGAAGCTGGCGATGGCGGCGGGGTCTTCGACCGTGGCCGACAGACCGACGCGACGCAGGTCCGGGACCAGAGCGTTCAGCCGCGACAGGGCCAGCATCAGCTGATCGCCCCGTTTCGATTCGGCCAGCGCGTGGATCTCGTCCACCACGATACGCTGAAGGCCCGCGAAGATACGGGGCGCGTCTTCGTACGACAGCATCAGCGCAAGGCTTTCGGGCGTCGTCAGCAGGATGTGCGGCGGGTCGGCGCGTTGGCGGCGTTTCTGGGTGTAACCGGTGTCGCCCGTTCGATCCTCGATGCGGATGGGCAGACCCATCTCGGTCACGGGCATCGTAAGGTTGCGACGAATGTCGGTCGCCAGCGCCTTCAGGGGCGAGACGTAAAGCGTGTGCATCCCCTTGTGCTCGCCGTCGGCTAGTTCGGCCAGCGTCGGCAGGAACCCCGCCAGAGTCTTCCCGCCGCCCGTGGGCGCGATCAACAGCAACGACGGCGCGCCCGAGCGGTCCAGCATGTCGCGCTGGTGGGGGTGGATCGACCAGCCACGGCTGGCGAACCACGCGTCGAATTGGGGAGGCAGGGTGGTCATGGGGGGAACCTAAGCGCGCGCGGGGCCATTCGCCATGGGACAAGATGCAAAGGAGAGCGCGATGAAGGTTCTGGTGATCGGAGCGACGGGCGGCGTCGGCGGACGCCTGGTCGAGATGCTGGTGGAGGCGGGCCACGAGGTGACCGGGACATGGCACAGCGACGGCGATGACGTGGAACTGCAGCGCCAAGGCGTTACGCCGCGATTTGCAGACCTGACGCAGATGGGTGCGGATGACTTCGGTGATCTGGTGCAGTTCACGGACGCGGTCGTGTTCTCTGCCGGGGCCGGTGGGGCCGGGATGGACCTGGCGACGGCCATCGACGGCGACGCTCCGATTGCGCTGGTGCAAGCGATGGAGGCGCAGGGTGTTGCGCGCCTGGTGCTGGTGTCGGTGTTCCCCGAAGCGGGCCGGGATCAGGAACCGTCCGACGGGTTCGAGCACTACATGGCACAGAAAAAACGGGCCGACGTGGCCGTCTGCGCCTCGGGTCTGGACTGGGTGTTGATCCGTCCGGGCACGTTGCAGGATGACGACGGCGACGGCAGGGTGAACGCGGGGCGCTGCATTTCATATGGCGATGTGGCGCGCGGCAACGTCGCCCGCGCGATCCACGGCGTGCTGGAGCGCCCCGAGTTGTCCCAAGAGATCATCGAGTTGACCGACGGCGACACCGATGTCGACGCCGCCTTGGACGATTTGGTTCGCTGATAACGTAGAGAGCGGGGCCTAGTTTTCGATCTCGCTCTCTTCCACGAACAGGTTGGCCCACGCGCGGTCGATCAACTCGGGCGTCATCTGTGGGGGAATCCCCTCGAACGCGCAGATCGACAGCATCTGGTCGATCAGGAAGATCGGCTGATAGTTGGCGTAGACGTTGTCGATCTCGGGGTATTTCACGCGCAGAAGGTGGATCAGCGCGCGTTCGTCCAGCGGCATCCCTTTTTTCTTCGCGACAAGGCTGAAGATCTTCAGGAAGTCTTTCTGGTTCGGTCCGTCAATCTTGATCTTGTAGAAGATCCGGCGCAGCGCGGCCTTGTCGAAGATATTGTTGGGGTGAAAGTTGGTCGAGAAGATCACCAGCGTGTCGAACGGCACTTCGAACTTTTCACCCGATTGCAGGGCTAGGATGTCTTTCGATTCCTCCAGCGGCACGATCCAACGGTTGATCAGCGACTGGGGGCTCTCTTCCTGTCGGCCAAGGTCGTCGACGATAAAGACGCCGCCGGTGGATTTAAGCTGCAATGGCGCCTGATAGGTGCGCGCCGTCGGGTTGTAGACCAGATCCAGCATGTCGAGCTTCAGTTCGCCGCCGGTGATGACGGTGGGACGAGTGCAGCGGATATAACGCGGATCGTGGCGCTTTTTCAGCCGCAGGGTGTTGGGATCGGAAGCCTCTTCCTTCACCGCCGTATGCACGATGGGGTCGTAGACCGTGATGACCTGACCGGCGTATTCGATGGCATGGGGCACGAAGATCGTATCGCCCAGAGCGTCGCGAATACCGTTAGAGATAGAGGATTTACCGTTCCCCGGCGGCCCGTACATCAGGATGGAACGGCCCGACCCGACCGCGGGGCCAAGCTGGCCCAGCAGGTTGTCGGGCAGGATCAGGTGGCCCATGGCGTCCAGCAGGCGCTGGCGGCTCATCTGGATGTTGCGGATGGACTGGCGTTTGACTTGTTCGGAATAGACGGCCAGCGGGATCGGCATCGCACCGTAGTATTCGGATTGCGCCAGCGCGTCCTGGGCACGGGCCTTGCCGGCGTCGGACAGTTGAAAGCCCATCTCGTTGCCGGATCCCGCGTGCAGCGTGCCGGTCGCCTCCAGCAGCTTCTGCTCGCGCGCCACGTCGATCAGCTCTTGTGCCACGACCAGAGGCAAGGCGATCTGCTTGGCGATATCGGTTGCGGTCGATGCATTGGCGCGGAACATCGTCTTCAGAAGGATGTCGCGCATCATCACCATTGGCAGGCGCATATCGGATAGCGCCTTGGGCGCGGGCGGCTCCAGCATCGGTTGCACTTGCATGTTCATCGGCGGGCCATCCTTGCATTTGGTCCGGTTATCGTGGCGGTAGGGTCGCGTTCGGCGAATTAAAGCCGCGCATCCCGTCGCTTTCGTTCTTCCCCCATCCATCGGTCGATAGTGTGGCGAAAAAACGAAGAGAGGCGGAAAGGCACATGAAAACCATCGCTGGACCGGCGGCGCTTGGCCTAGGGCTGATCGTGGTGATGACGGGCCTGGGCCTGTGGACGGGCGGCCTATACGCCACCCGCTACGAGGGCGACATGCTGCACCTTGTGGACATGATCTTGCGCGTGGCCGCCGGAGACATACCGCACCGCGATTTCATGACGCCGCTGGGCATCCTGTCTGTCTGGCCGATCT
Protein-coding sequences here:
- a CDS encoding ATPase yields the protein MNMQVQPMLEPPAPKALSDMRLPMVMMRDILLKTMFRANASTATDIAKQIALPLVVAQELIDVAREQKLLEATGTLHAGSGNEMGFQLSDAGKARAQDALAQSEYYGAMPIPLAVYSEQVKRQSIRNIQMSRQRLLDAMGHLILPDNLLGQLGPAVGSGRSILMYGPPGNGKSSISNGIRDALGDTIFVPHAIEYAGQVITVYDPIVHTAVKEEASDPNTLRLKKRHDPRYIRCTRPTVITGGELKLDMLDLVYNPTARTYQAPLQLKSTGGVFIVDDLGRQEESPQSLINRWIVPLEESKDILALQSGEKFEVPFDTLVIFSTNFHPNNIFDKAALRRIFYKIKIDGPNQKDFLKIFSLVAKKKGMPLDERALIHLLRVKYPEIDNVYANYQPIFLIDQMLSICAFEGIPPQMTPELIDRAWANLFVEESEIEN
- a CDS encoding ligase-associated DNA damage response DEXH box helicase, coding for MTTLPPQFDAWFASRGWSIHPHQRDMLDRSGAPSLLLIAPTGGGKTLAGFLPTLAELADGEHKGMHTLYVSPLKALATDIRRNLTMPVTEMGLPIRIEDRTGDTGYTQKRRQRADPPHILLTTPESLALMLSYEDAPRIFAGLQRIVVDEIHALAESKRGDQLMLALSRLNALVPDLRRVGLSATVEDPAAIASFLAKHPDPCEILYADPGPDPDIAMMEVEAPPPWAGGGGRYAIPEVLEQVRQHKTTLIFHNTRAQAEIFFHELWLQNEDALPIGIHHGSLSREQRAKTEAAMVNGDLRAIVCTGSLDLGIDWGDVDLVIQVGAPKNVKRLVQRIGRANHRYNAPSKALLVPANRFEVVECVAALEAVKARDLDGDPRGPGPRDVLCQHILIRAASGPFDAAELYREVKSAGAYSTLTRAAFDQCLDFIATGGYALRAYDQWQRLKETDGQYHLRDPRGAVRIRQNIGTIMDTDLLKVRLRNRRGGVPLGEVEEGFAATLTPGDTFLIGGKIVRYEGLREMIVEVSPKPDKPPKIATFMGTKFATSTQLSHRVLRMFQQDDWPELPDATRQWLHLQRGASKLPEADRILVESFPYLGRAHTCIYGFAGRNAMQTLGLLVTARMEENGLHPMGFVSTDYATLIWGLDPVTDPAPLFDGDDLRRTFETWLGGNAVMKRTFKQSAVISGLIDRQTRGQRKSGKQATFSADILYDVLRKYDPDHLLMDVTREEALKGLVDFGRIEEMLARTAGRIDHVVCDRPTPLAAPLFLEAGRVPVEGSATEKLLADEAERLMEGAGLQITAEDKKRWAVPY
- a CDS encoding NAD(P)H-binding protein, which translates into the protein MKVLVIGATGGVGGRLVEMLVEAGHEVTGTWHSDGDDVELQRQGVTPRFADLTQMGADDFGDLVQFTDAVVFSAGAGGAGMDLATAIDGDAPIALVQAMEAQGVARLVLVSVFPEAGRDQEPSDGFEHYMAQKKRADVAVCASGLDWVLIRPGTLQDDDGDGRVNAGRCISYGDVARGNVARAIHGVLERPELSQEIIELTDGDTDVDAALDDLVR